CCCGCAAGAGCCGAGCGGCGGCTTCGATTTCTTCCCCGGCGGTATCGGGCCCCACCACCGCCTTGGCCTGTCCGGGATTATTTCGTGCGACTTCGAGAAAACGCCGATGAACGTCCCAGGGGGTCGGGCACCCGGTTACCGACGCCAGTTTGAGATCCATGGAAATGAAAGCCAGATGCGGCAACAACGGCGCCAGGGCCTCGGGCAAGGTGCCGTTGGTCTCCAGGTGCAGCGGTAATAGTCGCGCCAGTTCGGGCAGCCAGTTCCCGAGCAGTTTGCCGTGCAGCAGCGGCTCGCCGCCGGTGAGACTCAGGGAGTGATGCACTCCCGGCGTCCGCACCAGCCAATCTTCGAGAAGAGTGAGCAGAGTCGGTAAAGAAACCGGATTCGGCAGCGCACGGAAGGTGCCCGAGCCGGGGGTTTCCTCGACCAGGCAGTCGGACGTTGGCGCGAAGGGGGTGTCGCAATAGGCGCAATCGAGGTTGCAGCCGGCCAGGCGCACAAAAATCTGCCGGCAGCCGACCATCAGCCCTTCCCCCTGGATGGAGGAAAAGACCTCGATCAGGTGGCCGTCAGTCGGCGAGGTAGCTGGCGCAGGCATATTCCGATTCCCAGACGTTGACCTTGTAGACCGTCACATTGTCGGTATTGAGGCGCGCGGTGAGCTTTTCGAAGAGGAAGCGGGCGATGTTCTCCGAGGACGGGCTGTTGCTCACGAAGGGCTCGATCTCGTTGAGATACTTGTGATCGAGCAGATCGAGCACGGCCTTGGTCTCGCGTTTGAGAATCTTGAAATCGATGCCGAGCCCAGCCTTGTCCAGTTCGCGGGCGGTCACCGTGACCTCGACCTTCCAGTTGTGGCCGTGCAGGTTTTCGCAATCCCCCTGATAGTTGATGAGATTGTGCGCGGCGGCGAAATGGGTATGAATTTTCAGGCGATACATGATGTTATCCTTTTTATTTCAGTAAGATTCTGAATCCTCTTCGTCGACGGGCATGACTGGTTGCCCGGCGATGCTGTACTCTTCGTCGGCCCAGCGGCCAAGGTCGATCAGCCGGCACTTTTCCGAACAAAAGGGCCGGTTTTCATTGCCGGCCCAACTCACCCGCGCCCCGCAGCGAGGGCAGCGAACCTTGAGAACTTCTACTTTGGCGGTCATGGGTGCATCCTGTGACAAGTTTGGTGGTCATCTTACCTGTTAGCGAAACGGAAGCCAAGCGTTCAAGCGTTGGCGCATTCACATCCGCAGAGTTTGCGGCTGGGGCAGGATTAATCGTTGCTCCGGTTGATCAGGTTGACGATGACTTTGACGATGGTCTCTTTCTCCTCGGGACGGCTCTCGGCGATGAGCAGGGTCAGTGCCACCAGGGCGTTGTCGGCCAGGCGCTTGGAGCCGTCGGGGCGGTAGAGAATGGCGTTGGTGGCGAGAAAATAGATGAACAGGGCGGCGGCGATGCGCTTGTTGCCGTCGGAAAAGGCGTGGTTTTTGACCACGAAGTAGAGGAGATTGGCGGCCTTCTCTTCAA
This genomic stretch from Desulfuromonas acetexigens harbors:
- a CDS encoding DNA gyrase inhibitor YacG, whose protein sequence is MTAKVEVLKVRCPRCGARVSWAGNENRPFCSEKCRLIDLGRWADEEYSIAGQPVMPVDEEDSESY
- the queD gene encoding 6-carboxytetrahydropterin synthase QueD, whose translation is MYRLKIHTHFAAAHNLINYQGDCENLHGHNWKVEVTVTARELDKAGLGIDFKILKRETKAVLDLLDHKYLNEIEPFVSNSPSSENIARFLFEKLTARLNTDNVTVYKVNVWESEYACASYLAD
- a CDS encoding 7-carboxy-7-deazaguanine synthase QueE, which gives rise to MPAPATSPTDGHLIEVFSSIQGEGLMVGCRQIFVRLAGCNLDCAYCDTPFAPTSDCLVEETPGSGTFRALPNPVSLPTLLTLLEDWLVRTPGVHHSLSLTGGEPLLHGKLLGNWLPELARLLPLHLETNGTLPEALAPLLPHLAFISMDLKLASVTGCPTPWDVHRRFLEVARNNPGQAKAVVGPDTAGEEIEAAARLLRETAPEWPLILQALTVDGKVAVSGRELLVLQETAARIHPPVRVIPQTHRLLGVL